The following are encoded in a window of Massilia sp. R2A-15 genomic DNA:
- the lipA gene encoding lipoyl synthase, translating into MTSDTDTSIAPAYNASDKQKGASKTSRIPIKIVPIAEVERLKKPDWIRVKAASASTRFYEIKDILRANNLVTVCEEASCPNIGECFGKGTATFMIMGDKCTRRCPFCDVGHGRPDPLDVNEPRNLSKTIADLRLSYVVITSVDRDDLRDGGAGHFVECIQQTRALSPNTRIEVLVPDFRGRLEKALAIFKDGLPDVMNHNLETVPRLYKEARPGADYMHSLQLLRDFKALYPNAVTKSGIMVGLGETDEEILQVMRDMREHNVEMLTIGQYLAPSNSHLPVRRYVHPDVFKMFEEEAYKMGFVHAAVGAMVRSSYHADEQAHSAGVE; encoded by the coding sequence ATGACTTCTGACACCGATACCAGCATCGCCCCCGCCTACAACGCCAGCGACAAGCAAAAAGGCGCCAGCAAGACCTCGCGCATCCCGATCAAGATCGTGCCGATCGCCGAGGTCGAGCGCCTCAAAAAGCCGGACTGGATCCGCGTCAAGGCGGCGTCGGCATCGACCCGCTTCTACGAGATCAAGGACATCCTGCGCGCCAACAACTTGGTGACGGTGTGCGAAGAAGCGAGCTGCCCGAACATCGGCGAATGCTTCGGCAAGGGCACCGCGACCTTCATGATCATGGGCGACAAGTGCACGCGCCGCTGCCCGTTCTGCGACGTCGGCCACGGCCGTCCTGACCCGCTCGACGTCAACGAGCCGCGCAACCTGTCGAAGACCATCGCCGACCTGCGCCTGTCGTATGTGGTCATCACTTCGGTGGACCGCGACGACCTGCGCGACGGCGGCGCCGGCCACTTCGTCGAATGCATCCAGCAGACCCGCGCGCTGTCGCCGAACACGCGTATCGAAGTGCTGGTGCCGGACTTCCGCGGCCGCCTCGAAAAGGCGCTGGCCATCTTCAAGGACGGCCTGCCGGACGTGATGAACCACAACCTGGAAACCGTGCCGCGCCTGTACAAGGAAGCGCGTCCCGGCGCCGACTACATGCACTCGCTGCAGCTGCTGCGCGACTTCAAGGCGCTGTACCCGAACGCGGTGACCAAGTCCGGCATCATGGTCGGCCTGGGCGAGACCGACGAAGAGATCCTGCAGGTCATGCGCGACATGCGCGAGCATAACGTCGAGATGCTGACGATCGGCCAGTACCTGGCGCCGTCGAATTCGCACCTGCCGGTGCGCCGTTACGTGCACCCGGACGTCTTCAAGATGTTCGAAGAAGAGGCATACAAGATGGGCTTCGTGCACGCGGCGGTCGGCGCGATGGTGCGCAGCTCGTACCATGCCGACGAACAGGCGCACAGCGCCGGCGTTGAGTAA
- the modA gene encoding molybdate ABC transporter substrate-binding protein — MRPFARHIATAVALIAASATASAADLVVSAASSLTNAFNDVARGYEAQHAGTKVLLNYGASGALLQQIAKGAPADVFASADQETMDRAVAQNLVQATDRRNFAQNALVVVVPMDAKVRVARMSDLAAAPVKRVAIGMPASVPVGRYTKHALEAARLWPGVEPKAIYTQNVRQSLDYVARGEVDAGFVYGTDAAIMKDKVKVAFSVPLDVPIAYPIARTRGGANAAEAQRFVDYVLSPAGQAILAKYGFLKP; from the coding sequence GTGCGTCCGTTTGCCCGCCACATAGCCACCGCTGTCGCCTTGATCGCTGCGAGCGCCACGGCCAGCGCCGCCGACCTCGTCGTCTCCGCCGCCTCCAGCCTGACCAACGCTTTCAACGACGTCGCACGCGGCTACGAAGCGCAGCACGCGGGCACCAAGGTCCTGCTGAATTACGGCGCGTCCGGCGCGCTGCTGCAGCAGATCGCCAAGGGCGCGCCGGCCGACGTTTTCGCATCGGCCGACCAGGAAACCATGGACCGGGCCGTCGCGCAGAATCTGGTGCAGGCCACCGACCGCCGCAACTTCGCGCAGAACGCGCTGGTAGTCGTGGTGCCGATGGACGCAAAGGTGCGCGTCGCCCGGATGTCAGACCTCGCCGCCGCCCCGGTCAAGCGCGTCGCCATCGGCATGCCGGCCAGCGTCCCGGTCGGGCGCTACACCAAACACGCGCTCGAAGCCGCCAGGCTGTGGCCGGGCGTCGAGCCGAAAGCCATCTATACCCAGAACGTGCGCCAGTCGCTCGATTACGTCGCGCGCGGCGAAGTGGACGCCGGCTTCGTCTACGGCACCGATGCCGCCATCATGAAGGACAAAGTGAAGGTCGCCTTCAGCGTGCCGCTCGATGTGCCGATCGCCTACCCGATCGCGCGCACCAGGGGCGGCGCCAACGCGGCCGAGGCGCAGCGCTTCGTCGACTACGTGCTCTCGCCGGCCGGCCAGGCGATCCTCGCCAAATACGGCTTCCTCAAGCCCTGA
- a CDS encoding LysE family transporter, whose protein sequence is MTFATWITFVFAGTLIAISPGSGAVMAMSHGLAYGLRKASATVLGLQIGLLLVFAIAGAGVGSLLVASALAFGVVKTVGALYLMYCGVSQWRAAPQPMAGAAAAGHPPFARRVLTGFLTNATNPKGIIFMVAVLPQFISQQAPLVPQLAILGATMVTIDTLVMHGYAGLAAAMQRYFHDARAVKKQNRFFGAVLVLVGAALFFVKRSAS, encoded by the coding sequence ATGACTTTTGCCACCTGGATTACGTTCGTCTTCGCCGGCACGCTGATCGCGATTTCTCCCGGCTCCGGCGCCGTGATGGCGATGTCGCACGGCCTGGCCTACGGCCTGCGCAAGGCCAGCGCCACCGTGCTTGGCCTGCAAATCGGCCTGCTGCTGGTGTTCGCCATCGCCGGCGCCGGCGTCGGCTCGCTGCTGGTGGCGTCCGCGCTGGCCTTCGGCGTGGTCAAGACGGTCGGCGCGCTGTACCTGATGTACTGCGGCGTGAGCCAGTGGCGCGCCGCGCCGCAGCCAATGGCCGGCGCCGCCGCGGCGGGCCATCCGCCCTTCGCCCGGCGCGTACTCACTGGCTTCCTGACCAACGCTACCAACCCGAAGGGCATCATCTTCATGGTCGCCGTGCTGCCCCAGTTCATTTCGCAGCAAGCGCCGCTGGTGCCGCAGCTGGCGATCCTGGGCGCCACCATGGTCACCATCGACACGCTGGTCATGCACGGCTACGCCGGCCTGGCCGCCGCCATGCAGCGCTACTTTCACGATGCGCGCGCGGTGAAGAAGCAGAACCGTTTTTTCGGCGCCGTGCTGGTGCTGGTCGGCGCCGCGCTGTTCTTCGTCAAACGTAGCGCGAGCTGA
- a CDS encoding DUF493 family protein produces MQPTPPVDSLIEYPSDFPIKVMGPTHEDFAATIVDVVLEHDPTFHIGRMEVRPSAKGNYTGLTVMVRATSRAQLDDLYRALSGHHMVKIVM; encoded by the coding sequence ATGCAACCGACCCCACCCGTTGACTCCCTGATCGAATATCCGAGCGACTTCCCGATCAAGGTGATGGGTCCCACGCACGAGGATTTTGCCGCGACCATCGTCGACGTGGTGCTGGAGCACGATCCGACCTTCCACATCGGCCGCATGGAAGTGCGTCCCTCGGCCAAGGGCAACTACACCGGCCTGACCGTGATGGTGCGCGCCACCAGCCGCGCCCAGCTCGACGACCTGTACCGCGCGTTGTCCGGACACCACATGGTCAAGATCGTGATGTAA
- a CDS encoding HU family DNA-binding protein: MKKGELIAEFAKRTEMSGAAANSAINTVIDIITERLKKGDTVGITGFGTFSVAKRAARKGRNPSTGEAIKIAASKSPKFSAGATLKAAVNPKKK, from the coding sequence ATGAAAAAAGGCGAACTGATTGCAGAATTTGCGAAGCGCACCGAGATGTCCGGCGCCGCAGCCAACAGCGCGATCAACACGGTCATCGATATCATCACCGAGCGTCTGAAAAAAGGCGACACGGTTGGTATCACCGGCTTCGGCACGTTCTCGGTCGCCAAGCGCGCCGCACGCAAGGGCCGCAATCCATCGACCGGCGAAGCGATCAAGATCGCCGCTTCGAAGTCGCCAAAATTCTCGGCTGGCGCGACCCTGAAGGCCGCTGTCAACCCAAAGAAGAAGTAA
- a CDS encoding DUF6600 domain-containing protein: MTTRFIKAATLVACAMFSTLALAQADLADPPARVGRVSLAQGQVSISGEQGGEVNAALVNWPVTSRNRITTARGARTEIRIGSTSLRLDGDTSLEVDELDDDSLRLRLDYGSVNVRIRNAEALAGFELGTPNGVVRMQEPGRMRVDAASLTVVNVFDGVALVNERGSQLIVRAGKRAEVGDDSVRTDTARRDGFDDWAFQRDQYEDRSTSARYVTSEMTGYEDLDRNGVWRDDPEYGPLWTPTVVGVDWAPYRDGSWTWIAPWGWTWVDNAPWGYAPFHYGRWVQVGSRWSWAPGRHIDRPVWSPALVGWVGGSGWNFGVGRSALPSRSWYPLSPRESYTPVYRLSQQRLQHLNRYAHPDERRQEWRDQRSGLTVLPHEGAGRRGTISVHNAPGTAVPQITLRDRQWNPPAARQEEHRGRERMDRDDMERNRQHRPEMVGMPAPQAAPAQQQAPAPSPFWRRDGRPGFEEQRQRPQAPAPVAAPTPAPAPQAAAQQAVDQVLHGSRQEERRHREPEAAQQPRQMAQPPVFQQQSAPTAAPAAPPAARERPAPAPTPAAPSPARERPAPPPPGERKRGGEGEQRER, encoded by the coding sequence ATGACTACTCGCTTCATCAAGGCCGCGACGCTGGTGGCGTGCGCGATGTTCTCGACGCTGGCGCTTGCGCAAGCCGATCTCGCCGATCCGCCGGCGCGCGTGGGCCGCGTGTCGCTGGCCCAGGGCCAGGTCAGCATCAGCGGCGAGCAAGGCGGGGAAGTCAACGCCGCGCTGGTCAACTGGCCGGTGACCTCGCGCAACCGCATCACCACCGCGCGCGGCGCGCGCACCGAGATCCGCATCGGCTCGACCTCGCTGCGCCTTGACGGGGATACCTCGCTGGAGGTCGATGAACTCGACGACGACAGCCTGCGCCTGCGGCTCGACTACGGCAGCGTGAACGTCCGCATCCGCAACGCCGAGGCGCTGGCCGGCTTCGAGCTGGGCACGCCGAACGGCGTCGTGCGCATGCAGGAGCCGGGCCGCATGCGCGTGGACGCCGCATCGCTGACCGTGGTGAACGTGTTCGACGGCGTCGCGCTGGTCAACGAGCGCGGCTCGCAGCTGATCGTCCGCGCCGGCAAGCGCGCCGAAGTGGGCGACGACTCGGTGCGCACCGATACCGCGCGCCGCGATGGCTTCGACGACTGGGCCTTCCAGCGCGACCAGTACGAAGACCGCTCCACCTCGGCGCGCTACGTGACGAGCGAGATGACCGGCTATGAAGACCTGGACCGCAATGGCGTCTGGCGCGACGATCCGGAGTACGGCCCGCTGTGGACGCCGACCGTGGTCGGTGTCGACTGGGCGCCGTACCGCGACGGCAGCTGGACCTGGATCGCGCCGTGGGGCTGGACCTGGGTGGACAACGCGCCGTGGGGTTATGCGCCCTTCCATTACGGCCGCTGGGTGCAGGTCGGCTCGCGCTGGTCGTGGGCGCCGGGCCGCCATATCGATCGCCCGGTGTGGTCGCCGGCGCTGGTGGGCTGGGTCGGCGGCTCGGGCTGGAATTTCGGCGTCGGCCGCAGCGCGCTGCCGTCGCGCAGCTGGTATCCGCTGTCGCCGCGCGAATCGTACACGCCGGTGTATCGCCTGTCGCAGCAGCGGCTGCAGCACCTGAACCGCTATGCGCATCCGGACGAGCGGCGCCAGGAATGGCGCGACCAGCGCAGCGGTCTGACGGTGCTGCCGCATGAAGGCGCCGGCCGCCGCGGCACGATTTCGGTGCACAACGCGCCCGGCACGGCGGTACCGCAGATCACGCTGCGCGACCGGCAGTGGAATCCGCCGGCCGCGCGCCAGGAAGAGCATCGCGGGCGCGAGCGGATGGACCGTGACGACATGGAACGCAATCGTCAGCATCGCCCGGAGATGGTCGGCATGCCCGCGCCGCAGGCGGCGCCGGCACAGCAGCAGGCGCCGGCTCCTTCGCCATTCTGGCGCCGCGACGGCCGGCCAGGCTTCGAAGAGCAGCGCCAGCGTCCGCAGGCGCCCGCGCCCGTAGCCGCGCCGACGCCCGCGCCGGCACCGCAGGCGGCGGCGCAGCAGGCGGTGGACCAGGTGCTGCATGGATCGCGCCAGGAAGAACGGCGCCATCGCGAGCCGGAAGCCGCCCAGCAGCCGCGCCAGATGGCGCAGCCGCCGGTGTTCCAGCAGCAGAGCGCGCCGACCGCGGCGCCAGCTGCTCCGCCAGCGGCACGGGAACGCCCGGCTCCTGCGCCAACGCCTGCCGCTCCATCGCCGGCCCGTGAACGTCCGGCCCCGCCTCCTCCTGGCGAGCGAAAACGTGGCGGCGAAGGCGAGCAGCGCGAACGCTGA
- the modB gene encoding molybdate ABC transporter permease subunit, translating into MTPAWTALLLSLKVAGCATLINLFFGVGTGFALARLRFPGRDLLASVLTLPMVMPPTVLGYYLLVLLGRRGAIGAWLQDTFGFSFIFTWQGAVIASAIASFPLVFRPARAAFEAVDSQLEQAARVLGVSGIAMFLRVTLPLAWRGVLAGLLLAFARAMGEFGATLMVAGSIPGKTQTLSIAVYEAVQAGQDDTANALVVLTSMVCIAVLLIAGRLAPARAGRE; encoded by the coding sequence ATGACGCCCGCCTGGACCGCCCTCCTGCTGTCGCTGAAAGTGGCCGGCTGCGCCACGCTGATCAATCTGTTCTTCGGCGTCGGCACCGGCTTCGCGCTGGCGCGCCTGCGCTTTCCCGGACGCGACCTGCTGGCCAGCGTGCTGACCCTGCCGATGGTGATGCCGCCCACGGTCCTTGGCTACTACCTTCTGGTGCTGCTGGGGCGGCGCGGCGCGATCGGCGCGTGGCTGCAGGATACCTTCGGCTTCTCCTTCATCTTCACCTGGCAGGGCGCAGTGATCGCATCGGCCATCGCGTCCTTCCCGCTGGTGTTCAGGCCGGCCCGCGCCGCCTTCGAGGCGGTGGACAGCCAGCTGGAACAGGCCGCGCGCGTGCTCGGCGTGTCCGGCATCGCGATGTTCCTGCGCGTGACGCTGCCGCTGGCATGGCGCGGCGTGCTGGCCGGCCTGCTGCTGGCCTTCGCCCGCGCGATGGGCGAATTCGGGGCAACGCTGATGGTCGCCGGCAGCATCCCCGGCAAGACCCAGACCCTGTCGATCGCGGTGTACGAGGCGGTGCAGGCCGGCCAGGACGACACGGCGAATGCGCTGGTGGTGCTCACTTCGATGGTCTGCATCGCCGTCCTGCTGATCGCCGGCCGGCTGGCGCCCGCCCGCGCGGGCCGGGAGTGA
- the lipB gene encoding lipoyl(octanoyl) transferase LipB, which translates to MSSKRPEPAIIRDLGRAEYDTVFAAMRAFTDARNADTRDELWIVEHPPVYTLGLGADRGHVLAPHGIPVIQTDRGGEVTYHGPGQVVIYLLIDLRRNKPGGKLYARQFVTKIEQAIIEVLAAYNLGGERIAGAPGIYIADGAKKGAKIAALGLKVRGNGCTYHGVSLNVAMDLAPFSWINPCGYSGLETVDMRTMGVLAPLADVQQALALELVRQLATMDLAATTEQPNHSPTGLAAK; encoded by the coding sequence ATGTCCTCCAAGCGCCCCGAGCCGGCCATCATCCGCGATCTCGGCCGCGCCGAGTACGACACCGTTTTTGCCGCGATGCGTGCGTTTACCGACGCGCGTAACGCCGATACGCGCGACGAACTGTGGATCGTCGAGCATCCGCCGGTGTACACGCTGGGCCTGGGCGCCGACCGCGGCCACGTGCTGGCGCCGCACGGCATCCCGGTGATCCAGACCGACCGCGGCGGCGAAGTGACCTACCACGGCCCCGGCCAGGTGGTGATCTATCTGCTGATCGACCTGCGCCGCAACAAGCCGGGCGGCAAACTGTATGCGCGCCAGTTCGTGACAAAAATCGAGCAGGCGATCATCGAAGTGCTGGCGGCGTATAATCTCGGCGGTGAGCGCATCGCCGGCGCGCCGGGCATCTACATCGCCGACGGAGCCAAAAAAGGCGCGAAAATCGCCGCGCTGGGCCTGAAAGTGCGCGGCAACGGCTGCACTTACCACGGCGTGTCGCTCAACGTCGCGATGGACCTGGCGCCGTTTTCCTGGATTAATCCGTGCGGCTACTCCGGCCTCGAGACGGTCGACATGCGCACCATGGGCGTCCTTGCACCGCTGGCCGATGTCCAGCAGGCGCTGGCGCTCGAACTGGTGCGCCAGCTGGCCACGATGGACCTCGCCGCAACAACCGAACAACCAAACCACAGCCCCACCGGGCTCGCAGCCAAATGA
- a CDS encoding sulfate/molybdate ABC transporter ATP-binding protein: protein MELEFDIRKTLRSGKRTFELDVAMRASGQRIVLLGPSGAGKSITLKAIAGLIKPDSGFIRLNGRTLFDAQAGIDIAPQDRNVAYVFQEYALFPHLNVRQNVGFGLRRGWLNPSRSAASEAVDYWLDALELTPMAHQLPSELSGGQRQRTAMARALVSQPSALLLDEPFSALDHTLRAAMRVELDALQRRLNIPMILITHDPADAAMFGDIVLRLDEGSVVKEPA, encoded by the coding sequence ATGGAACTCGAATTCGACATCCGCAAGACGCTCCGCTCCGGCAAGCGCACCTTTGAACTGGACGTCGCCATGCGCGCCAGCGGCCAGCGCATCGTCCTGCTCGGGCCTTCCGGCGCCGGCAAGAGCATTACGCTCAAGGCGATCGCGGGGCTGATCAAGCCTGACAGCGGCTTTATCCGGTTGAACGGCCGCACCCTGTTCGACGCGCAGGCCGGCATCGACATCGCCCCGCAGGACCGCAACGTCGCCTACGTGTTCCAGGAATATGCGCTGTTCCCGCACCTGAACGTGCGCCAGAACGTGGGCTTCGGCCTGCGCCGCGGCTGGCTCAATCCCTCGCGCAGCGCGGCCAGCGAGGCGGTCGATTACTGGCTCGACGCGCTGGAGCTCACGCCCATGGCGCACCAGCTGCCGTCCGAGCTGTCGGGCGGCCAGCGCCAGCGCACGGCGATGGCGCGCGCGCTGGTGTCGCAGCCGTCCGCGCTGCTGCTCGACGAGCCGTTCAGCGCGCTCGATCACACGCTGCGCGCGGCCATGCGCGTCGAACTCGATGCCCTGCAGCGTCGCCTGAACATCCCGATGATCCTGATCACGCACGACCCGGCCGACGCCGCGATGTTCGGCGATATCGTGCTGCGTCTGGACGAGGGTTCCGTCGTGAAGGAGCCGGCATGA
- a CDS encoding prevent-host-death protein, producing MDRIFAPRSVDISELKADPAAVLESAGDDLIAVLDAQKAIGYLLSPKAWERICALLEDAELLEIVETRLSDGKTPIRINLDDL from the coding sequence ATGGATCGCATATTTGCGCCAAGGTCAGTCGACATTAGCGAACTCAAAGCGGACCCAGCTGCTGTTCTGGAATCGGCCGGCGACGATCTCATCGCGGTTCTGGACGCGCAAAAGGCAATTGGATATCTTCTGTCGCCAAAAGCGTGGGAAAGAATCTGCGCATTGTTGGAGGATGCGGAATTGCTGGAGATCGTCGAGACTCGACTGTCCGACGGCAAAACGCCTATCAGAATCAATTTGGATGATTTGTGA